From the Marinomonas sp. THO17 genome, one window contains:
- a CDS encoding RecQ family ATP-dependent DNA helicase produces the protein MSANKQSALEQLGFSAYRPLQEEAIDALLNNRDVVLAAPTGGGKSLVYQVAGLAKEGVAVIVSPLIALMKQQVEFLNLKSVQARFLNSTLNPGEQDDLTWSIRHNHIKFLYLSPEKLIQPSVIGLLQSVDIALFAIDEAHCIAQWGGYFRPEYNQLGQIKQLFPAPPIVALTGSADKTTLNSINQSLNLHNSLLLKGSIDRPNLQLQVAQKKQAKQQILYFLHHEVAGLSGIIYCRSRNSTEQLSQWLNQLGFSSVYYHAAMQDEAKNSSHKIFSEQLGTIMVATTAYGMGIDLPHIGFVIHMDLPSSPESYYQEIGRAGRNNQSAKTLLLYGLQDMIKAQQLIALEARDYFTEAQRLRDLFAIIESRQCRKQSLLAYFDEEIEECGYCDRCRAKQKEHNVTIAAQKLLSLIYHTRGTQAFSTLIQVLLGKRVKATKNIQAEKLSLFGQGKELSEAQWKSVIRHLLAFEYIQLENTQVFFVRLTEKARQILKGEAQLIVANDFYYPRLSESELSNEHLAWHTVSAWRHRKSVPLSDVQLRKICQHKPKNAASLSRLVGISLEEVNHFAESLLVLLHQEQSTSVLQ, from the coding sequence ATGAGTGCAAATAAACAATCTGCCTTGGAGCAACTAGGCTTCTCTGCATATCGCCCCTTGCAAGAAGAAGCAATTGATGCCTTGCTTAATAATAGAGATGTGGTTCTGGCCGCACCGACTGGTGGCGGAAAATCCCTTGTTTATCAAGTAGCTGGTTTGGCAAAAGAGGGGGTTGCTGTTATCGTCAGCCCATTAATTGCTTTAATGAAGCAGCAAGTTGAATTTTTGAACCTTAAATCAGTACAAGCAAGGTTTCTAAACTCCACGCTAAATCCAGGGGAGCAAGACGACTTAACTTGGTCTATTCGACATAATCACATTAAATTTCTTTACTTGTCACCAGAGAAGCTAATTCAACCATCTGTCATCGGCTTATTGCAAAGTGTCGACATAGCCTTGTTCGCCATAGACGAAGCTCATTGTATCGCACAGTGGGGGGGATATTTTCGTCCTGAATACAATCAACTAGGCCAAATTAAACAACTCTTTCCGGCACCTCCTATAGTTGCTTTAACAGGCAGTGCCGATAAAACCACATTAAACAGCATAAATCAGTCACTTAATTTACATAATAGCTTGTTGCTAAAAGGCAGTATTGATCGACCAAACTTACAGCTGCAAGTTGCTCAAAAAAAACAAGCGAAGCAGCAAATCCTATATTTTTTGCATCATGAAGTTGCTGGCCTTTCAGGCATTATTTACTGTCGTTCACGCAATAGCACCGAACAATTATCTCAATGGCTCAATCAGCTTGGCTTCAGCAGTGTTTACTATCATGCTGCCATGCAGGACGAGGCTAAAAATAGCAGTCATAAAATTTTTTCTGAACAGCTTGGTACTATTATGGTAGCAACCACTGCCTATGGAATGGGTATTGACCTTCCGCATATCGGCTTTGTCATACACATGGATTTACCCAGTTCACCTGAGTCTTATTATCAAGAAATTGGACGTGCAGGACGTAATAATCAAAGTGCTAAAACCTTATTACTCTATGGCTTGCAGGACATGATCAAAGCCCAGCAATTAATTGCTTTAGAGGCACGAGATTACTTTACCGAAGCACAACGATTACGAGACTTATTTGCCATAATTGAAAGTCGTCAATGTCGAAAACAAAGTTTATTAGCTTATTTTGATGAAGAAATAGAGGAGTGTGGTTATTGTGACCGCTGTAGAGCCAAACAAAAAGAACATAATGTCACTATCGCAGCACAAAAGTTACTGTCACTTATTTATCACACTCGAGGAACGCAAGCCTTTTCAACTTTAATTCAGGTGTTGTTGGGCAAGCGAGTCAAAGCCACAAAAAACATTCAAGCGGAAAAACTGTCTTTATTTGGTCAAGGAAAAGAATTGTCTGAAGCCCAATGGAAATCAGTAATCCGACACCTTTTGGCTTTTGAATACATTCAGTTGGAAAATACACAAGTGTTTTTTGTTCGTCTAACGGAAAAGGCACGACAGATACTAAAAGGTGAAGCTCAGCTTATTGTTGCCAACGATTTCTATTACCCAAGGCTAAGCGAATCAGAATTGTCCAATGAGCATCTGGCTTGGCACACGGTATCTGCTTGGCGTCATCGAAAATCTGTGCCGTTATCGGATGTACAATTGCGTAAGATATGCCAACATAAACCTAAAAACGCCGCCTCATTAAGCCGTTTAGTAGGAATTTCTCTTGAGGAGGTAAATCACTTTGCCGAGTCACTATTGGTATTATTGCATCAAGAGCAGTCGACATCAGTATTGCAATGA
- the ttcA gene encoding tRNA 2-thiocytidine(32) synthetase TtcA encodes MMDLSNRPKEKLELNKLQKRLRRLTGQAIADFNMIEEGDKVMVCLSGGKDSYTMLEILRNLQASAPIDFSIVAVNLDQKQPGFPEHILPAYLQETGVDFHILERDTYSIVKEVVPEGKTTCGLCSRLRRGSLYGFAEEIGATKIALGHHRDDILETLFLNMFFGGKLKSMPPKLLSDDGKHIVIRPLAYCKEKDIEAFAELKNFPIIPCNLCGSQENLQRQVVKDMLQNWEREHPGRTDTMFTAMQNVVPSHLADTELFNFKELKQSSSALDRLNIISL; translated from the coding sequence ATGATGGATCTATCAAATCGTCCCAAAGAAAAATTAGAGCTGAATAAGCTGCAGAAACGCCTTAGAAGATTGACAGGTCAAGCCATTGCCGATTTCAATATGATTGAAGAAGGCGATAAGGTTATGGTGTGTTTATCTGGCGGTAAAGATTCTTATACTATGCTTGAGATTCTACGTAATCTGCAAGCCAGTGCACCGATTGATTTCTCAATCGTTGCAGTCAATCTTGATCAAAAACAACCTGGTTTCCCAGAGCATATTTTACCCGCTTATTTGCAAGAAACCGGAGTGGATTTTCATATTTTAGAGCGCGATACCTACAGTATTGTTAAAGAAGTGGTGCCAGAGGGTAAAACAACTTGCGGCTTATGTTCACGCTTACGTCGCGGCTCTTTATATGGTTTTGCTGAAGAGATAGGCGCGACAAAAATTGCCCTTGGCCACCATCGTGATGACATATTAGAAACCTTATTCTTGAATATGTTTTTTGGTGGCAAACTAAAATCCATGCCCCCCAAATTACTAAGTGACGACGGCAAACATATTGTTATTCGCCCGCTTGCTTATTGCAAAGAAAAAGACATCGAAGCCTTTGCTGAGTTAAAGAACTTTCCTATCATCCCTTGTAACTTATGTGGTTCACAGGAAAACTTACAACGACAAGTAGTAAAAGACATGTTGCAAAATTGGGAAAGGGAGCACCCCGGACGTACCGATACTATGTTTACTGCCATGCAAAATGTTGTACCATCTCACTTAGCCGACACAGAATTATTTAATTTTAAAGAGCTGAAGCAATCTTCTTCAGCTCTTGATCGACTTAATATTATTTCACTATAG
- a CDS encoding BolA/IbaG family iron-sulfur metabolism protein, producing the protein MKIQQQIEGVLTEAFAVHHMTLLNESHMHNVPLDSESHFKLILVSDDFIGKRAVQRHQQIYSVLHEEMHLIHALALHPYTIEEWQKRNENAPLSPKCHGGE; encoded by the coding sequence ATGAAGATACAGCAACAAATTGAAGGGGTTTTGACTGAGGCCTTTGCTGTTCATCATATGACTTTGTTGAATGAAAGTCATATGCATAATGTGCCGCTGGACAGTGAGTCGCACTTTAAACTCATACTGGTATCTGATGACTTTATCGGTAAGAGAGCGGTACAAAGGCATCAGCAGATTTATTCAGTGCTGCATGAGGAAATGCATTTGATACATGCTCTCGCACTGCATCCATATACAATAGAAGAATGGCAAAAGCGGAATGAAAATGCGCCGCTATCACCAAAATGTCACGGAGGTGAGTAA
- the fnr gene encoding fumarate/nitrate reduction transcriptional regulator Fnr: MAITHAQPRFSSKLTSQCQNCSLNALCLPIALADEDINRLDQIIERKRPLKKGEFLFRQGDAFGSLFAVRSGTLKTYKITSFGEEQITGFYCPSELLGLSGIDSNSYPVSAKALETTTVCEIPFAHLEDLSNQIPSLKHQIFRLMSRKISDDQQMMVLLGKKNADEKVASFLLNLSNRFKKRGYSASAFRLSMSRGEMGNYLGLAVETVSRVITRFQKNELIHVDGKEIQIVNFEEMQKLIGVAPDCDKIAHF, translated from the coding sequence ATGGCTATTACACACGCTCAGCCTAGATTCAGCAGTAAACTTACTTCACAGTGTCAGAATTGCAGTCTAAACGCATTATGCCTTCCTATTGCATTAGCTGATGAAGACATTAACCGACTTGATCAAATTATTGAACGTAAGCGTCCGCTTAAAAAAGGTGAATTTTTATTCCGTCAGGGAGATGCTTTTGGTTCACTCTTTGCCGTTCGTTCAGGCACATTAAAAACCTACAAAATTACTTCTTTTGGTGAAGAACAGATTACTGGTTTTTACTGCCCCAGTGAGCTATTGGGGTTAAGTGGTATTGATTCAAACAGTTACCCTGTTTCTGCTAAAGCATTAGAAACAACGACCGTATGCGAAATTCCGTTTGCCCATCTTGAAGATTTATCCAATCAAATTCCTTCATTGAAGCACCAAATTTTTCGTTTGATGAGCCGAAAAATCTCAGATGATCAGCAGATGATGGTGTTATTAGGCAAAAAAAATGCCGATGAAAAAGTCGCCTCTTTTCTATTAAATCTGTCTAATAGGTTTAAAAAACGTGGCTATTCTGCTTCAGCATTTCGCTTATCAATGTCTCGAGGCGAGATGGGTAATTATCTTGGCTTAGCAGTTGAGACAGTGAGTCGCGTCATTACTCGCTTTCAGAAAAATGAACTGATTCATGTTGATGGTAAGGAAATACAAATCGTGAATTTTGAAGAGATGCAAAAACTCATTGGCGTAGCGCCTGATTGTGATAAAATTGCACACTTTTGA
- a CDS encoding fused response regulator/phosphatase, giving the protein MKLLCIDSEPVYREVLTLCAQKEGLEVMTVGSYTEAISAFMDFSPDIVTMDVIVKGGKGLNLVKELKKLSGTRFVPMIFLASHTSESVMDQCFHSGADDFLPKPFDEMLFNIRLKTHMRHVALVKEMYKKNKALTFFQDMIEREHEMAHQVLDHIQTRSEKNSNQVAITRISAASFNGDLALVKKRSDGSRLVFVGDFTGHGLPASIGALPVMQTFFDAVDDLTGLSELAIRINKTLYSLLPDYMFCAGYLLLLSPDGNFCYWGGGMPHAVIRRQNGELDFIQSCHMPLGVQSTCEFDPSLKTNHLNSDDTLVILSDGVVELKNIENQMLGDKKTNELINLHYQDKNLVSAQTKMENDLEEYLGEAVQLDDITLVALRT; this is encoded by the coding sequence ATGAAACTATTATGCATAGACAGTGAACCAGTTTATCGTGAGGTACTAACACTCTGTGCGCAGAAGGAGGGCCTCGAAGTAATGACAGTAGGTTCTTATACTGAGGCCATTTCTGCTTTCATGGATTTTTCACCTGATATTGTCACTATGGATGTGATAGTCAAAGGGGGAAAAGGCTTAAATTTGGTCAAAGAACTGAAGAAACTAAGCGGTACACGCTTTGTCCCCATGATTTTTTTGGCCTCACACACATCTGAATCGGTTATGGATCAGTGTTTCCATTCTGGCGCTGACGATTTTTTACCTAAGCCTTTTGATGAAATGCTCTTTAATATACGTCTTAAAACTCATATGCGACATGTAGCATTGGTTAAAGAGATGTATAAGAAAAATAAAGCGCTTACTTTTTTCCAAGACATGATTGAACGTGAGCATGAAATGGCTCATCAAGTTCTGGATCATATTCAAACTCGTAGCGAGAAAAATTCTAACCAAGTTGCCATTACGCGCATTTCGGCCGCCAGCTTTAATGGTGATTTGGCTCTTGTCAAAAAACGATCGGACGGCTCTAGATTAGTCTTCGTTGGTGATTTTACTGGTCATGGCTTACCTGCATCGATAGGTGCTTTACCTGTTATGCAAACTTTTTTTGATGCCGTGGATGATTTGACTGGTCTTAGTGAATTGGCCATTCGAATTAATAAAACTCTTTATAGTCTTTTGCCGGATTACATGTTTTGTGCTGGCTATCTGTTGCTATTAAGTCCTGATGGGAATTTTTGCTATTGGGGAGGAGGTATGCCGCATGCGGTGATACGCCGACAAAATGGTGAATTGGATTTTATCCAATCTTGTCATATGCCCTTGGGAGTCCAATCGACGTGTGAATTCGACCCTAGCCTAAAAACCAACCACCTTAATTCAGATGACACCCTAGTGATATTGTCAGATGGGGTTGTGGAATTAAAAAATATTGAAAATCAAATGCTTGGTGATAAGAAAACCAATGAATTGATTAACCTGCATTATCAAGATAAGAATCTTGTTTCCGCACAAACTAAAATGGAAAATGATCTTGAAGAATATTTAGGAGAAGCAGTGCAATTGGACGACATTACTTTGGTTGCACTGCGTACTTAA
- a CDS encoding YecA family protein, whose translation MAHQPLDDLELETLEDFLDSDLVHEECQNFVMAHGFLTALSICPVTISESNWLPVVFEETPEFENDKQQKQITQYLSRLFIDIQKELESEDGFILPCAIEMGSSPEELSELQEWATGFMEGVFMTEAQWFESEKEEVVAELLLPIMVASDLFDDDEVIDIRSSEKLTLSCIAQIPEVMTDLFLVLRTEPEKKSVAKNARQKSNKNKSSKKNNRKNS comes from the coding sequence ATGGCTCACCAACCTCTTGATGATCTTGAACTGGAAACATTAGAAGATTTTTTAGATTCTGACCTGGTTCATGAAGAATGCCAAAACTTTGTGATGGCTCACGGCTTTCTGACAGCCTTGTCAATTTGTCCTGTGACTATCAGTGAATCAAATTGGCTGCCTGTAGTGTTTGAAGAAACACCTGAATTCGAAAACGACAAGCAACAAAAGCAAATTACGCAGTATCTGTCTCGTCTTTTTATTGATATTCAAAAAGAGCTTGAGTCAGAAGACGGTTTTATCTTGCCATGTGCTATCGAAATGGGGTCTTCTCCTGAAGAACTAAGCGAGTTGCAAGAATGGGCCACAGGTTTCATGGAAGGTGTTTTTATGACCGAAGCCCAATGGTTTGAATCAGAGAAAGAGGAAGTAGTAGCTGAGCTTTTGCTTCCCATCATGGTTGCCTCAGATCTTTTTGATGACGATGAAGTCATTGATATACGTTCTAGTGAAAAGTTAACGCTTTCCTGTATCGCCCAAATTCCAGAGGTGATGACCGATTTATTCTTGGTATTACGTACTGAGCCAGAGAAAAAATCAGTGGCAAAAAATGCGCGCCAGAAAAGCAATAAAAACAAATCTTCTAAGAAAAATAATCGTAAAAACAGTTAA
- the hemN gene encoding oxygen-independent coproporphyrinogen III oxidase: MIWDDALIAKYDLSGPRYTSYPTAPQFDVNIDKVALITNMMAPSRAPLSLYFHIPFCANLCYYCACNKIVTKQYDKGSDYVELLGEEMRLRSLMLDNRREVTQLHFGGGTPTFLNTQHFRILFAHLHDNFNLQQDGRQDFSIEIDPREIDEDKLAELVSLGINRISLGVQDFDPKVQQSIHRVQSYDLVKALVNNARELGIQSINFDLIYGLPFQSVSGFKKTLDDVIRLSPDRISLFNYAHLPNRFRSQKRLPEEHLPPAKEKLAILKMSINYLLDSGYEYIGMDHFAKPQDALTKARDAGLLHRNFQGYTTHSGTDLLAFGVSGISNINGVYMQNLLELNAYKESIENGQLAIAKGYISNNDDRIRHDVIMTLLSQFQLSFDFIEKKHKIKFVEYFSDELARLEPILADNMVQYFSSQGRNGIRVTERGRLLIRCVCMVFDKHLNSAIQYSKVI; the protein is encoded by the coding sequence ATGATTTGGGATGATGCTCTAATCGCCAAGTATGACCTTTCAGGGCCACGATACACTTCATATCCTACCGCGCCGCAATTTGATGTGAATATTGATAAAGTCGCTTTAATTACCAATATGATGGCGCCATCGCGTGCGCCATTGAGCTTGTATTTCCACATCCCTTTTTGTGCGAACCTTTGCTACTACTGTGCTTGTAATAAAATAGTCACCAAGCAATATGATAAAGGCTCTGATTATGTTGAGCTGTTGGGCGAAGAAATGCGTTTGAGAAGTCTGATGCTAGACAATCGTCGTGAGGTGACACAATTACATTTTGGGGGCGGCACCCCCACTTTTTTGAATACTCAACATTTTCGTATCTTGTTTGCTCATCTGCACGATAATTTTAATTTGCAGCAAGATGGGCGTCAGGACTTTAGTATTGAAATTGACCCTAGAGAAATTGATGAGGATAAGCTTGCAGAATTAGTTTCACTTGGCATTAATAGAATTAGCCTAGGCGTGCAAGATTTTGACCCTAAGGTTCAGCAAAGTATTCACCGCGTCCAGTCCTATGATTTGGTCAAGGCGTTAGTTAATAACGCCCGTGAACTGGGTATTCAATCTATTAATTTTGATCTTATTTATGGTTTGCCTTTTCAGTCCGTGTCTGGTTTTAAGAAAACATTAGACGATGTAATTAGGTTATCGCCTGACCGAATATCCTTATTTAACTATGCACATTTACCTAACCGTTTTCGTTCACAAAAACGTTTGCCAGAAGAACACTTGCCTCCTGCCAAAGAAAAACTGGCTATACTCAAGATGAGCATTAATTATTTGCTGGACTCAGGTTATGAATACATAGGTATGGATCATTTTGCCAAACCGCAAGATGCACTGACCAAAGCTCGTGATGCGGGGTTGTTACATCGTAATTTCCAAGGCTACACCACACATTCTGGCACAGATTTACTCGCCTTCGGTGTTTCTGGGATTAGCAACATCAATGGGGTTTACATGCAAAACCTATTGGAATTGAATGCCTACAAAGAAAGTATCGAAAACGGACAGCTAGCCATTGCAAAAGGATATATCAGTAATAATGACGATCGTATTCGTCATGATGTTATTATGACCTTATTGTCCCAATTTCAACTGAGTTTTGATTTTATTGAGAAAAAACATAAGATTAAATTTGTCGAATATTTCTCTGATGAGCTGGCAAGATTGGAGCCAATTCTCGCAGATAATATGGTGCAATACTTTTCATCTCAAGGCAGAAATGGGATAAGAGTAACCGAACGAGGCAGATTGCTAATACGTTGCGTTTGTATGGTGTTCGATAAACATCTTAATAGTGCAATACAGTATTCAAAAGTTATCTAG
- a CDS encoding CBS domain-containing protein produces the protein MKTLTYVSTKDVNELTWPVMADNTNLYSPALTVFTDFKTGGPRVIESNVRADELVKLMRKEHVRMKLVVDAGNHFIGVISLEDLSEDIFIKQVADGYQRSELLVADLMRPKENLLALSYKSLANSDIESLLFSQRNNQYQHLLVIDEDTKSIRGLVSSNDVARELRLDIDVSFSNFQQIYKIAVQGDKTNQKLRVA, from the coding sequence ATGAAAACGCTAACTTATGTATCTACAAAAGACGTAAACGAACTAACTTGGCCCGTAATGGCTGATAATACCAATCTCTATTCACCCGCTCTAACCGTATTTACGGATTTTAAAACGGGTGGACCAAGAGTGATTGAATCTAATGTAAGAGCAGACGAACTGGTAAAATTAATGCGTAAAGAGCATGTGCGTATGAAGTTGGTAGTCGACGCTGGCAATCATTTTATCGGAGTGATCAGTCTGGAAGATCTTTCTGAGGATATTTTCATTAAGCAAGTAGCAGATGGTTACCAGCGCTCGGAATTATTGGTTGCCGATTTAATGCGCCCAAAGGAAAACTTACTGGCTTTATCATATAAATCATTGGCGAACTCAGATATTGAATCCTTGTTGTTTAGTCAACGTAACAATCAGTATCAACACTTATTGGTTATTGACGAGGACACCAAATCCATTCGAGGCTTAGTGTCTTCAAATGATGTGGCAAGAGAATTGCGCTTGGATATCGACGTATCATTCTCTAACTTTCAACAAATCTATAAAATTGCTGTACAAGGCGATAAGACTAATCAAAAACTCAGAGTGGCCTAA
- a CDS encoding alpha/beta family hydrolase, producing the protein MTSRLVLTHGAGAGHQSDFLTQLRMELNAHQTCSVEPITFDYMKIQESNGKKRPPPRFPTLVTELEAHIKNTSDCVLAGKSMGSRVATQLTELPNIKGVVCYGFPFYPQGKPEKNRLSFLENLAKPCLIIQGTRDGLGNFDWVNQQTLNSKIQMHWIEGADHDFKLLKKYQRSQQDVIAELAKVTLAWLKQIAKQ; encoded by the coding sequence ATGACAAGCAGACTTGTATTAACCCATGGTGCTGGGGCAGGCCATCAAAGCGATTTTCTCACACAATTAAGAATGGAGTTAAATGCGCATCAGACCTGTTCCGTTGAACCTATAACCTTTGACTATATGAAAATCCAAGAAAGCAACGGGAAAAAACGGCCACCGCCTAGATTTCCTACCTTGGTTACTGAGTTAGAGGCACATATTAAAAATACTAGCGATTGTGTGCTGGCAGGAAAGTCCATGGGGAGCAGGGTGGCAACACAGCTTACTGAATTGCCAAATATTAAAGGAGTTGTTTGTTACGGCTTTCCTTTTTACCCACAAGGCAAACCGGAGAAAAATCGTTTATCCTTTTTAGAAAATCTAGCCAAGCCTTGTCTAATCATCCAAGGCACGCGGGATGGACTTGGAAATTTTGATTGGGTGAATCAGCAAACGCTTAATAGCAAGATTCAAATGCATTGGATCGAAGGTGCTGACCATGACTTTAAATTGTTAAAAAAATATCAGCGAAGCCAACAAGATGTCATTGCCGAATTGGCTAAAGTAACACTTGCATGGCTAAAGCAAATAGCGAAACAGTAA
- a CDS encoding SprT family zinc-dependent metalloprotease has translation MNHEENTSSPNEQAILEASVEHCFQCADAFFGHTFLRASCNLKQRGKAAGTAHLQKNEVRFNAFMYRQSPEKFLSTVVPHEVAHIIVYQIYGSNVRPHGKEWQAVMRKVFGLSPDRTHDFDVPPPKTQFLYACQCQQHEFTARRHNKVMRGTEYRCKTCLQKLSFVNQI, from the coding sequence ATGAATCATGAAGAAAACACAAGCTCGCCAAATGAACAAGCCATACTAGAAGCATCGGTTGAACACTGCTTTCAGTGTGCTGATGCTTTTTTTGGCCACACATTTCTGCGTGCTTCATGTAATTTAAAACAAAGGGGCAAAGCTGCCGGTACAGCCCATTTGCAAAAAAACGAGGTACGCTTTAATGCCTTTATGTATCGACAATCACCAGAAAAGTTTCTTAGCACCGTTGTGCCACATGAGGTGGCTCATATCATTGTGTATCAAATATACGGTTCTAATGTTCGTCCTCATGGTAAAGAGTGGCAAGCTGTGATGAGAAAAGTCTTTGGACTCTCACCAGATAGAACCCATGATTTTGACGTTCCACCCCCAAAAACGCAATTTTTATACGCCTGTCAGTGTCAGCAGCATGAATTTACCGCCCGTCGCCACAATAAGGTGATGCGAGGAACGGAATATCGTTGTAAGACTTGCTTACAAAAGCTTAGCTTTGTAAATCAAATCTAA
- a CDS encoding STAS domain-containing protein: protein MSISVIQDDKTKVVTISLIGSFDFSLFNDFREAYSDLNGSYDRYIIDMSSVEYLDSAALGMLLSMRNAIPDHQEIELQGANTFIKNILMISRFDKRFKII from the coding sequence ATGAGTATTAGTGTTATACAAGACGATAAGACAAAAGTGGTTACTATTAGCCTAATCGGTAGCTTTGATTTTTCATTATTTAATGATTTTCGTGAAGCTTATTCAGACTTGAATGGGTCGTATGATCGCTACATAATCGATATGTCTTCTGTCGAGTATTTAGACAGCGCAGCTTTAGGTATGCTACTCAGTATGCGCAATGCCATCCCGGATCATCAGGAAATTGAATTACAGGGCGCAAACACTTTTATTAAAAACATTTTAATGATTTCTCGCTTTGATAAACGCTTTAAGATCATATAG
- a CDS encoding adenine phosphoribosyltransferase yields MLYDDFYVKSLIRTVEDWPKEGISFRDITPIFSDPKGMRMVVDAYIHRYIDSDITHIACIDARGFLIAAVLAYELQKPLILVRKKGKLPGKTISQKYALEYGEAELEIQQGSVNSGDQVLLFDDLIATGGTLFAAIKLLTAQGANIKEVAAIIDLPDLGGSQKLRDTQVPVFSLCAFDGE; encoded by the coding sequence ATGCTTTACGATGATTTTTACGTTAAATCTCTCATTCGAACCGTAGAAGACTGGCCAAAGGAAGGTATTAGTTTTCGTGATATCACCCCTATTTTCAGTGATCCCAAAGGCATGAGAATGGTTGTGGATGCGTATATTCATCGCTACATCGATTCCGATATTACTCACATAGCTTGCATTGATGCTCGCGGCTTCTTAATTGCTGCTGTGTTAGCTTATGAGTTACAAAAGCCTCTTATTCTGGTTCGTAAAAAAGGCAAATTACCAGGCAAGACCATTTCTCAAAAGTACGCATTGGAATACGGCGAAGCTGAGTTGGAGATTCAACAAGGCTCGGTTAATTCTGGTGATCAAGTGCTATTATTTGACGATTTGATTGCGACTGGTGGTACCCTGTTTGCTGCCATCAAGTTATTAACAGCTCAAGGTGCCAATATTAAAGAAGTGGCAGCCATTATTGATTTACCGGATTTAGGTGGCAGCCAGAAATTACGTGATACTCAGGTTCCCGTGTTCAGCTTGTGCGCTTTTGATGGTGAATAA
- a CDS encoding YfaZ family outer membrane protein, with product MNLNLKALFLTLGLLGSSIATAASTATVHLTNDTVQGDVNLDMGTFGLGGGVSYDKDESITAGYLGFNVQDSEGASGPLQIGIGARVYAVEADRTVDDDDIYTAIALGGWYRYTLQEANRVAIYGSGYYAPEVLSFTNLDHMYTYEFRLEYMTMRNARAFVRYGNTVIVFDDNSRKEANTGFAVGAEVEF from the coding sequence ATGAATTTAAACCTTAAAGCCCTTTTCCTAACTCTAGGTCTATTAGGCTCATCCATTGCCACTGCAGCTTCAACAGCGACCGTTCATTTAACCAATGATACTGTTCAAGGTGATGTGAATTTGGATATGGGTACCTTTGGTCTTGGAGGAGGGGTGTCCTATGATAAGGATGAAAGCATCACAGCTGGGTATTTGGGCTTCAATGTTCAGGATTCCGAAGGTGCTTCAGGGCCCCTGCAAATTGGCATTGGCGCTCGAGTATACGCTGTTGAGGCAGACAGAACGGTTGATGACGACGATATCTATACAGCGATAGCGCTTGGCGGTTGGTATCGCTACACACTTCAAGAGGCTAATCGCGTTGCTATCTATGGATCTGGTTATTACGCACCTGAGGTGCTGTCATTTACCAACCTAGATCACATGTATACTTATGAGTTCCGACTAGAATACATGACCATGAGAAATGCTCGCGCTTTTGTACGTTACGGTAATACTGTCATTGTTTTTGATGATAATAGTCGTAAAGAAGCCAATACAGGCTTTGCTGTTGGTGCAGAAGTTGAATTTTAA
- the tusA gene encoding sulfurtransferase TusA, translating into MEHQAELDASGLLCPEPVMMLHGEMRKIAANEVLKVIATDPSTTRDIPKFCQFLGHKLVQQEEHENIYYYWIEKKGA; encoded by the coding sequence ATGGAACACCAAGCTGAGCTTGATGCGAGTGGTCTTCTTTGCCCTGAACCCGTCATGATGTTACATGGGGAGATGCGAAAAATAGCGGCAAACGAAGTATTAAAGGTCATAGCAACGGACCCATCCACCACACGAGATATTCCAAAGTTCTGCCAATTTTTAGGCCATAAACTGGTTCAACAAGAAGAACACGAGAACATCTATTATTATTGGATCGAAAAAAAGGGGGCTTAA